One segment of Pseudobythopirellula maris DNA contains the following:
- a CDS encoding M16 family metallopeptidase, producing MSDAAQTFVLPNGMVLVGEPVASFASASFTLLAPAGGCWDPVDRLGLASLTCEMLLRGAGSRDSRAFVNDLERLGVERHESVGVSNASFSASMLAENLPAALEIYADLMRRPLMPSDQLDAGRQVCLQELRGVEDEPSHKLMNELRRRHYPDPWGRSSQGDREGLEATTADEIARFYVERYGPRGMVLAVAGAFDWPELCKTVERLFGDWASQPEAKPVEGSPLAAGGHVPFDSSQSHIGLAYPSVPYRHEDYFQAWAAVGVLSGGMSSRLFTEVREKRGLCYTVNAALQTQVDRAAVFCYAGTTAERAQETLDVTMAEILKLAEGVRPDELARLKARIKSGLIMQQESTSARSSSLARDWRHLGRVRPVEELSAMVDAITSDSINAYLRRDPPSDFTCVTLGPKALELPAIAGAT from the coding sequence GTGTCTGACGCCGCTCAAACCTTTGTGCTACCCAACGGCATGGTGCTCGTAGGCGAGCCGGTCGCTAGTTTCGCCTCGGCGTCGTTCACGTTGCTGGCGCCCGCCGGGGGCTGCTGGGACCCGGTCGACCGCTTGGGCCTGGCGTCGCTCACCTGCGAGATGCTGCTGCGCGGCGCCGGCTCGCGTGACAGCAGGGCGTTCGTGAACGACCTGGAACGACTGGGCGTCGAGCGGCACGAGTCGGTCGGCGTTTCGAACGCGTCGTTCTCGGCGAGCATGCTGGCAGAGAACCTGCCCGCCGCTTTGGAGATCTACGCCGACCTGATGCGCCGCCCGCTGATGCCGAGCGACCAGCTCGACGCCGGCCGGCAGGTCTGCCTGCAAGAATTGCGTGGCGTCGAAGACGAGCCGAGCCATAAGCTGATGAACGAGCTCCGCCGGCGGCACTACCCCGACCCTTGGGGCCGCAGCAGCCAGGGTGACCGCGAGGGGCTCGAGGCGACGACCGCCGATGAGATCGCCCGCTTCTACGTCGAGCGCTACGGCCCACGCGGCATGGTGCTGGCCGTGGCGGGGGCGTTCGACTGGCCGGAGCTCTGCAAGACCGTCGAGCGCCTGTTCGGCGACTGGGCCTCGCAACCCGAGGCCAAGCCGGTCGAGGGATCGCCGCTGGCCGCCGGCGGCCACGTGCCGTTCGATTCGAGCCAGTCGCACATCGGCCTTGCCTACCCCAGCGTGCCGTACCGCCACGAGGATTACTTCCAGGCGTGGGCGGCGGTCGGGGTGCTGTCAGGCGGCATGAGCTCCAGGCTGTTCACCGAAGTGCGTGAGAAACGCGGCCTTTGCTACACCGTGAACGCCGCGCTGCAGACGCAAGTCGACCGCGCCGCCGTGTTCTGCTACGCCGGCACCACCGCCGAGCGGGCGCAGGAGACGCTCGACGTGACGATGGCCGAGATCCTCAAGCTCGCCGAGGGGGTGCGGCCCGACGAGCTCGCGCGGCTCAAGGCGCGCATCAAGAGCGGCCTCATCATGCAGCAGGAGTCGACCTCGGCCCGCAGCTCGTCGCTGGCTCGCGATTGGCGCCACCTGGGCCGTGTGCGACCGGTCGAGGAGCTCAGCGCGATGGTTGACGCCATCACATCCGACAGCATCAACGCGTACCTGCGGCGCGACCCGCCGAGCGATTTTACGTGCGTGACGCTGGGGCCGAAGGCGCTGGAGCTGCCGGCGATCGCGGGCGCCACTTAA
- a CDS encoding GNAT family N-acetyltransferase: protein MALTYYKRYRMAIDLRRPRRRLALPAGYRFAAWAPERLEDHAVTKHRAFCDEIDSSVFECLRSEEGCLRLMTEIARKPGFLPEATWLIERVGAPGEADECCATIQGTRVSGRMGGVQNVGVTPECRGLGLGRALVEISLRGFQLVGLHGAYLEVTSENLPAVRMYQRMGFRCVKTLYKAVDLAGCESRLV from the coding sequence ATGGCGCTCACCTACTATAAGCGTTATCGAATGGCGATCGACCTGCGCCGTCCGCGCCGTCGCCTCGCGTTGCCCGCAGGCTACCGTTTCGCGGCTTGGGCACCGGAGCGGCTTGAAGATCACGCAGTGACGAAGCACCGCGCGTTCTGCGATGAGATCGACTCGAGCGTGTTCGAGTGCCTCCGTTCGGAAGAGGGTTGCCTGCGGCTGATGACCGAGATCGCCCGCAAGCCAGGCTTCTTGCCCGAGGCGACTTGGCTCATCGAACGCGTGGGCGCCCCCGGCGAGGCCGATGAGTGTTGCGCCACGATCCAAGGCACGCGCGTTTCGGGCCGCATGGGCGGGGTGCAGAACGTCGGCGTCACGCCCGAGTGTCGCGGTCTCGGCCTGGGCCGAGCCTTGGTCGAAATCTCGCTACGCGGCTTCCAACTGGTCGGGCTTCACGGCGCCTACCTCGAGGTGACGAGCGAGAACCTGCCCGCGGTGCGGATGTACCAGCGGATGGGCTTCCGCTGTGTGAAGACGCTGTACAAGGCGGTCGACTTGGCGGGTTGCGAGTCGCGCTTGGTGTAG
- a CDS encoding metal ABC transporter ATP-binding protein, with the protein MSDTPTSKIISGTASSDTIGSSPEGAASRPIALEVHDLTVAYRRRPVLWSVDFTTPEGNLVGIVGPNGAGKTTLIKAILGLVPLASGKVEIYGRPYAEQRRLIGYVPQRESVDWDFPVSVRDVVLMGVYGRLGWFRRPGKAQRDRAERCIEQVGLGPLADRQISQLSGGQQQRVFLARALAQDAKVYLMDEPFAGVDAATEDAILTLLRELKDSGKTVFVVHHDLQTVRDYFDEVILLNMRLIASGPIATTFTQANLQRTYGGRLTVLDQAAEAIRTQELRDQDAGATP; encoded by the coding sequence ATGAGCGATACTCCGACCAGCAAAATCATCAGCGGCACAGCCAGCAGCGACACGATCGGCTCCTCGCCCGAGGGCGCTGCGTCGCGTCCCATTGCGCTCGAGGTTCACGACCTGACGGTCGCCTACCGCCGCCGGCCGGTGCTTTGGAGCGTCGACTTCACCACGCCCGAGGGAAACCTCGTGGGCATCGTCGGCCCCAACGGCGCCGGCAAGACCACGCTCATCAAGGCGATCCTGGGCCTCGTGCCGCTGGCCAGCGGCAAAGTAGAGATCTACGGCCGCCCCTACGCCGAGCAGCGCCGCCTGATCGGCTACGTGCCGCAACGCGAGTCGGTCGACTGGGATTTCCCCGTGTCGGTGCGCGACGTGGTGCTGATGGGCGTCTACGGACGGCTGGGTTGGTTCCGTCGTCCGGGCAAGGCGCAACGGGACAGGGCCGAGCGTTGCATCGAGCAGGTCGGCCTGGGGCCGCTAGCCGATCGGCAGATCAGCCAGCTCTCCGGCGGGCAGCAGCAGCGGGTGTTCCTCGCCCGCGCCCTGGCCCAGGACGCCAAGGTCTACCTGATGGACGAGCCGTTCGCCGGCGTCGACGCCGCGACCGAAGACGCCATCCTCACCCTGCTGCGTGAACTGAAAGACAGCGGGAAAACGGTGTTCGTCGTCCACCACGACTTGCAGACGGTGCGCGACTACTTCGACGAGGTGATCTTGCTCAACATGCGGCTGATCGCGAGCGGGCCGATCGCCACCACGTTCACCCAGGCCAACCTGCAGCGCACCTACGGCGGCCGCCTGACGGTGCTCGATCAAGCGGCCGAGGCGATACGCACGCAAGAGCTGCGAGACCAAGACGCGGGGGCGACGCCGTGA
- a CDS encoding metal ABC transporter permease: protein MTATALALKVALGAALLGASAGLIGTFAVLRRQALLGDMLAHAALPGICLAFLLTGLRDPLVLSLGALGTGLVGVMALALARRWTRTREDAAMGVVLSSFFGVGVLLLTVIQKNPTGSQAGLDSYLFGEIASLQNRDVLLLGVLAAGLVVLFFVSRKELTLLCFDDGFARSQGWPTVLMDFLVMASVAVVTVLGLPICGVVLIAAMLIYPCAAARFWTNRLGAVAVLACLIGAVAGGAGVLIASPIVSAESTLGALLRNQSGSLPPPGPMIVLCGAVLFGFSTLFAPERGLVARVWRNHRLQRKVQREHLLRSLYELTEKQGPPTREISPAELATRYRAEPWAESWTLARAERRGLIDRNAESVRLTPSGAVEAARVTRVHRLWELYLVRHADIAADHVDRDADDVEHLLPPELIDRLEADMTREYPSSAAPEVNVPPSPHEIET, encoded by the coding sequence GTGACCGCCACCGCGCTCGCGCTGAAAGTGGCGCTAGGCGCCGCGCTGCTGGGCGCCTCGGCCGGGCTGATCGGCACGTTCGCCGTGCTGCGCCGTCAGGCCCTGCTGGGCGACATGCTCGCCCACGCCGCGCTGCCCGGCATCTGTCTGGCGTTTCTCCTCACGGGCCTGCGTGACCCGCTCGTGTTGTCGCTCGGCGCGCTGGGGACGGGGCTCGTTGGCGTGATGGCCTTGGCTCTCGCCCGGCGATGGACCCGCACGCGTGAAGACGCCGCCATGGGCGTCGTCCTGAGTTCGTTCTTTGGCGTCGGCGTGCTGCTGCTCACCGTGATCCAGAAGAACCCGACCGGCTCGCAGGCGGGGCTCGATTCGTACCTGTTCGGCGAGATCGCCAGCCTGCAGAACCGCGATGTGCTCCTGCTCGGCGTGCTGGCCGCGGGGCTTGTTGTGCTGTTCTTTGTCAGCCGCAAGGAGCTCACCCTGCTCTGCTTCGACGACGGCTTCGCCCGCTCGCAAGGCTGGCCGACCGTGCTGATGGACTTCTTAGTCATGGCCTCGGTGGCGGTGGTGACGGTGCTCGGCTTGCCGATCTGCGGCGTGGTGCTGATCGCTGCGATGCTGATTTACCCGTGCGCCGCCGCGCGGTTTTGGACGAACCGCCTCGGCGCCGTCGCCGTGCTGGCGTGCTTGATCGGGGCGGTGGCGGGCGGAGCGGGCGTGCTGATCGCTAGCCCGATCGTGTCCGCCGAGTCGACGCTCGGCGCGCTCCTGCGGAACCAATCGGGCAGCCTGCCGCCCCCCGGGCCGATGATCGTGCTCTGCGGCGCCGTGCTGTTTGGCTTCTCCACACTCTTCGCCCCCGAGCGCGGCCTAGTGGCCCGGGTGTGGCGCAATCACCGACTGCAACGCAAGGTTCAGCGAGAGCACCTGCTCCGCTCGCTGTACGAGCTCACGGAGAAACAGGGCCCGCCGACGCGTGAGATTTCGCCCGCCGAACTCGCCACCCGTTACCGGGCCGAGCCTTGGGCCGAATCGTGGACATTGGCTCGCGCCGAGCGACGCGGGTTGATCGATCGCAACGCCGAATCGGTGCGACTCACGCCCAGCGGCGCCGTCGAAGCGGCCCGCGTCACCCGGGTTCACCGGCTGTGGGAGCTGTACCTGGTGCGCCACGCCGACATCGCCGCCGACCACGTCGATCGCGACGCGGACGACGTGGAGCACTTGCTGCCGCCGGAGCTGATCGACCGACTCGAGGCGGACATGACGCGTGAGTACCCGTCGTCGGCGGCGCCGGAGGTGAATGTGCCGCCCTCGCCGCACGAGATTGAAACTTAA
- a CDS encoding metal ABC transporter solute-binding protein, Zn/Mn family, which translates to MHQSTPSRLGWRSMGGALLTLVLSVVGCGRAADDGRLTIVATTGPVGDAVMRVVGDRAEVRVMMGPGVDPHLYREQPSDLVALDAADVVVYSGLHLEGRLGEVFDGLARRKTVIAITAGLEEADDPRLLSPPDFAGYHDPHVWHDAAMWADCIGYLAERMAEHDPQGAEAYRANAADYRAELLELDGECRERIATIPAAQRRLVTAHDAFAYFSRAYGLESVGLKGVSTEDEIDLGRMAEVVDLIVENQVPCVFVESAVAPRVVESLIEPCRQRGHEVRIGGELFADALGPEDSGADTYVGMLRANVATIVAGLGAGSEGNGAGPSTGAEPSESEELATP; encoded by the coding sequence ATGCACCAATCCACTCCGAGCCGGCTCGGCTGGCGTTCTATGGGCGGGGCCCTGCTCACGCTCGTTCTTTCGGTCGTTGGCTGCGGCCGCGCCGCCGATGACGGCAGGCTGACCATCGTCGCCACCACCGGCCCGGTGGGCGACGCCGTCATGCGTGTGGTGGGCGACCGCGCGGAGGTGCGCGTGATGATGGGCCCCGGAGTCGATCCGCACCTGTACCGCGAGCAGCCCTCCGACTTGGTAGCGCTCGACGCGGCCGATGTGGTCGTCTACAGCGGCTTGCACCTCGAGGGGCGCCTGGGCGAGGTGTTCGACGGCCTCGCGCGACGCAAGACCGTGATCGCCATCACCGCCGGTCTCGAGGAGGCCGACGACCCGCGTCTGCTCTCGCCCCCCGACTTCGCCGGCTACCACGACCCCCATGTCTGGCACGACGCCGCGATGTGGGCCGACTGCATCGGTTACCTCGCCGAGCGAATGGCGGAGCACGACCCCCAGGGCGCCGAGGCGTATCGCGCTAACGCCGCCGACTATCGCGCCGAGCTCTTGGAGCTCGACGGCGAATGCCGCGAGCGGATCGCCACGATCCCCGCCGCTCAGCGCCGGTTGGTGACGGCTCACGACGCCTTCGCCTACTTCAGCCGAGCGTACGGGTTGGAGTCGGTCGGCCTGAAGGGCGTCAGCACCGAGGACGAGATCGACCTCGGCCGCATGGCCGAGGTGGTCGACCTGATTGTCGAGAACCAAGTGCCGTGCGTGTTCGTCGAGTCGGCCGTGGCGCCGCGAGTCGTCGAGTCGCTCATCGAGCCGTGCCGCCAGCGGGGCCACGAGGTGCGGATCGGCGGCGAGCTCTTCGCCGACGCCCTCGGCCCAGAAGACTCCGGCGCCGACACGTACGTGGGCATGCTGCGGGCCAACGTGGCGACGATTGTCGCGGGTCTGGGTGCGGGATCGGAGGGAAATGGCGCCGGGCCCTCCACTGGCGCCGAGCCGAGCGAATCCGAAGAATTAGCTACGCCATGA